A window of the Mesotoga prima MesG1.Ag.4.2 genome harbors these coding sequences:
- a CDS encoding M20/M25/M40 family metallo-hydrolase, translating to MNLARLLVDLSNAFGPVGYESEVHSVIKEAIDPFVDETYTDEIGNLIAVKKGDKKRIGVFTHVDEVSLVISKIDERGFARFEELGGIDPKVLISQKVKIKCRDGEERAGVIGMLAPHLQKKETRGEVPSFDELFIDASINPDFEKIDVGDLAVVDFSAFEMNGKVSGKALDDRACAAISIETARELSKYSLTPTVYFVFTTREEVGAIGAKGAAEALELDLGVAMDVTHHNKENDVELGKGPALTVGGPNIHKKYFELLNNYAKDNEIKVQYEFGSGRTGTDADNVQIAGTGIPTLLLSLPEMHMHTPVEVVQISDIASTARLLAGFFVSLKGDEDI from the coding sequence TTGAATCTAGCCAGATTGTTAGTAGATCTCTCCAATGCGTTCGGACCTGTCGGCTACGAAAGTGAAGTGCATTCAGTAATTAAAGAGGCGATAGATCCCTTTGTAGATGAGACCTACACTGACGAGATTGGAAATCTAATCGCAGTTAAGAAAGGTGACAAGAAGCGGATTGGAGTATTCACTCATGTCGATGAGGTGTCTTTGGTCATTTCAAAGATCGACGAAAGAGGGTTCGCGAGATTTGAAGAACTGGGGGGAATAGATCCGAAAGTTCTTATATCTCAGAAGGTCAAGATTAAATGCAGAGACGGAGAAGAAAGGGCAGGAGTAATTGGAATGTTAGCTCCACATCTTCAGAAGAAAGAGACAAGAGGAGAGGTCCCTTCTTTTGACGAGTTGTTTATTGATGCTTCGATTAATCCAGATTTTGAGAAGATTGATGTCGGAGATCTTGCGGTAGTAGATTTTTCTGCATTTGAGATGAATGGCAAGGTTTCAGGCAAAGCGTTGGATGATAGAGCTTGTGCCGCTATAAGTATAGAGACTGCTAGAGAACTTTCAAAGTATAGTTTAACGCCCACGGTTTACTTCGTTTTTACCACGAGGGAAGAGGTAGGTGCTATTGGAGCAAAGGGAGCTGCAGAAGCTCTGGAATTAGATCTTGGAGTTGCTATGGATGTAACTCATCATAATAAAGAGAATGATGTAGAGCTTGGCAAGGGGCCGGCCTTGACGGTTGGAGGTCCGAACATCCACAAGAAGTATTTTGAGTTACTGAACAACTACGCGAAGGACAACGAAATAAAGGTTCAGTATGAGTTCGGGTCTGGGCGAACTGGGACGGATGCTGACAATGTGCAGATAGCCGGTACCGGCATTCCGACTCTTCTGCTTTCACTTCCTGAAATGCATATGCATACCCCAGTTGAGGTTGTTCAGATTAGTGACATTGCAAGTACGGCAAGATTACTTGCCGGTTTCTTCGTCTCGCTGAAAGGAGATGAGGACATATGA
- a CDS encoding M42 family metallopeptidase, whose translation MKLKRLKELCELPGISGFEERVSSYIMEVVKEKVDSVWTDTVGNLIAVRKGNGKSSKRLMLLAHTDEVGLMVKKINEDGTLSFTNIGGVDPRVLIGKKVLVGENLTPGVIGFEAIHTQDPSSLLKTPNMNKLKIYLGYSRKEEASEKHRIGDPVSFDTPYKEIGDYAVAKSFDDRTGCEVLMRVLESLDEKAVDFDVYFAWVVQEEVGLRGSGVAAKQIKPDVALVFENTTAGDNPELPEYRWATSLGKGPVLTFAHSGLVLDKKILDTIVETAKNNSIEFQYKSRIAGGTDAARLAKVMAGVPSGVISTPSRYIHSPTSVINVNDFLKVVELATILVKEGKVLSR comes from the coding sequence ATGAAGCTCAAACGGTTGAAAGAACTGTGCGAACTCCCGGGAATCTCCGGTTTCGAGGAGAGGGTTTCTTCATATATTATGGAAGTTGTCAAAGAAAAGGTGGACTCTGTCTGGACAGATACGGTTGGAAATCTGATCGCTGTCAGAAAAGGTAATGGAAAAAGCTCAAAACGGCTTATGCTCCTAGCCCACACAGATGAAGTTGGTCTCATGGTCAAAAAAATTAATGAAGATGGTACGCTATCTTTTACTAACATCGGGGGAGTCGATCCTCGAGTACTGATTGGGAAAAAGGTGTTGGTTGGTGAGAATTTGACACCTGGAGTCATAGGATTTGAGGCAATTCATACTCAAGACCCTTCTTCTCTTTTGAAAACCCCTAACATGAACAAGCTGAAAATCTACTTAGGCTATTCAAGGAAGGAAGAGGCTTCAGAAAAACACAGAATAGGAGATCCAGTTTCTTTCGATACTCCGTACAAAGAGATAGGGGACTATGCAGTCGCGAAGTCTTTCGACGACAGAACCGGTTGTGAAGTATTGATGAGGGTTCTTGAAAGCCTTGACGAAAAAGCGGTAGATTTCGATGTTTATTTCGCATGGGTCGTTCAAGAAGAGGTGGGTTTAAGAGGAAGCGGAGTCGCCGCCAAACAAATCAAGCCCGATGTTGCGCTTGTCTTTGAGAATACGACAGCCGGTGATAACCCAGAGCTGCCCGAGTACAGATGGGCCACAAGTCTAGGAAAAGGTCCCGTTTTGACTTTTGCTCATAGCGGTTTGGTTCTTGACAAGAAGATCCTTGACACGATTGTCGAAACCGCAAAAAACAATTCGATAGAGTTTCAATATAAGAGCAGAATAGCGGGAGGAACTGACGCAGCAAGGCTTGCGAAAGTAATGGCCGGTGTGCCTTCTGGAGTCATTTCCACGCCTTCAAGATACATTCATTCACCAACTTCTGTAATAAATGTCAACGATTTTCTTAAAGTAGTAGAACTTGCAACTATACTGGTTAAGGAAGGGAAGGTGCTGTCTAGATGA
- a CDS encoding dehydroquinate synthase/iron-containing alcohol dehydrogenase family protein, whose translation MKRITFTSESTERCQLIFGKNMIEKLPESIRVVDSGFKKSFAGNLKSEYLMPGGEHIKSIDRVFEIYQLVRVSRCKAVTAIGGGSIIDLVGYACAGHTEVEKLFLFPTTTVGQIMPAINGFKLNFEFVKDLLCANGIPDRVFIDSSISYKEYLDSSRSDLLFPLLVALSFDMRLFKYISNLVASGKEITEEQWDDIVFSSVKAYLKGIELKKPFVGAETAGLIETASRLRAGNRAAVILGAMVELRLAREFSNNDVKSSEVFSV comes from the coding sequence ATGAAGAGAATTACATTTACGAGCGAATCGACCGAAAGATGTCAGCTCATCTTTGGTAAGAATATGATTGAGAAGCTCCCTGAGTCAATTAGAGTAGTTGACTCAGGGTTCAAGAAGTCTTTTGCGGGAAATTTGAAGTCTGAATACTTAATGCCTGGCGGAGAGCATATTAAGTCTATCGACAGGGTGTTCGAGATTTATCAGCTGGTTAGAGTGTCAAGATGTAAAGCCGTTACTGCAATTGGTGGAGGTTCAATTATAGATCTGGTAGGATACGCGTGTGCAGGCCATACAGAAGTGGAAAAACTCTTCCTTTTTCCAACGACCACCGTTGGTCAGATTATGCCCGCTATTAACGGATTCAAGTTGAATTTTGAGTTTGTCAAGGATCTTCTCTGCGCAAATGGCATTCCCGACAGAGTGTTTATTGATTCTTCGATAAGCTATAAAGAATATCTTGATTCATCGAGAAGTGATCTACTCTTTCCTTTACTAGTTGCCCTTTCTTTCGATATGAGATTGTTCAAATACATTTCAAACCTTGTGGCTTCTGGAAAAGAGATTACTGAAGAGCAATGGGATGATATTGTTTTCTCTTCTGTAAAAGCCTATTTGAAGGGAATTGAGCTCAAGAAACCATTTGTTGGAGCGGAAACTGCAGGACTCATCGAAACTGCTTCGAGACTCAGAGCCGGAAATAGGGCAGCAGTGATTCTCGGCGCAATGGTAGAACTGCGGCTCGCCAGGGAATTCAGTAACAATGACGTTAAAAGCTCGGAGGTTTTTTCGGTTTAG
- a CDS encoding M42 family metallopeptidase — MKKLIEKVVTVSSPSGRESAIREAIVEEIKPYVDDMKIDPLGNLIGMKKGSSGKKLLLDGHMDEIGVVVTHIDSNGFLRVDSVGGLSPYMLLGSRLIFETGASGVVDVEGETAKELGETIKNLDYDHVFVDIGAIDKKDAENKAPIGTFGTYDSTFVDLGKRIVSKSMDDRIACAIMIQVLKELDKPKDDVYFVFAVQEEVGIVGASVAAFDIMPDMAVAIDVTAGPDTPKSFKRMGFKLGGGPTIKIKDRGSVSSARVVSRLKEVAEKKEIPTQYEVLIFGGTDARGYQTTGRGIASGTVSIPCRYVHSPHEMVDYDDVLNAVRLLKGLAEEGVE, encoded by the coding sequence ATGAAGAAACTGATCGAAAAGGTTGTCACTGTTAGTTCTCCAAGCGGCAGAGAATCCGCTATTAGAGAAGCGATAGTCGAAGAGATTAAGCCTTATGTTGACGATATGAAGATAGATCCTTTAGGAAATCTTATTGGAATGAAAAAAGGAAGTAGTGGGAAAAAGCTTTTGCTTGACGGACACATGGATGAAATTGGGGTTGTAGTCACTCACATTGACTCAAACGGGTTCTTGAGAGTCGATTCAGTTGGAGGACTGTCTCCGTACATGCTTCTAGGTTCGAGATTGATCTTTGAGACAGGCGCTTCGGGAGTAGTGGATGTTGAAGGCGAGACGGCAAAGGAACTAGGAGAGACTATAAAGAACCTGGACTACGATCATGTTTTTGTAGATATTGGTGCAATTGACAAGAAGGACGCAGAGAATAAGGCACCGATTGGTACTTTCGGAACCTATGATTCAACCTTTGTCGATCTTGGAAAGAGAATTGTCTCCAAATCGATGGATGATAGAATTGCTTGCGCAATAATGATTCAGGTATTGAAAGAGCTCGATAAACCAAAAGATGACGTATATTTTGTCTTTGCCGTACAGGAGGAAGTCGGAATTGTTGGTGCCAGTGTCGCTGCATTCGATATTATGCCCGATATGGCTGTTGCGATAGATGTTACAGCTGGCCCTGACACTCCCAAATCCTTTAAGAGAATGGGCTTCAAACTTGGAGGAGGTCCAACGATAAAAATCAAGGATCGAGGAAGCGTAAGTTCTGCAAGGGTTGTCTCAAGACTGAAAGAGGTTGCTGAAAAGAAGGAAATTCCAACTCAGTATGAGGTACTGATTTTTGGAGGTACTGATGCAAGAGGTTATCAGACAACTGGGAGAGGAATAGCATCGGGGACCGTCTCGATTCCATGCAGATATGTGCACTCTCCTCACGAAATGGTCGACTATGACGATGTCTTGAATGCGGTTCGTCTTCTTAAGGGTCTTGCAGAAGAAGGAGTGGAATGA